One stretch of Ficedula albicollis isolate OC2 chromosome 7, FicAlb1.5, whole genome shotgun sequence DNA includes these proteins:
- the IGFBP2 gene encoding insulin-like growth factor-binding protein 2, with protein MKTGMKELAVMREKVNEQQRQMGKVSKAHHNHEDSKKSRLSTGRTPCQQELDQVLERISTMRLPDERGPLEHLYSLHIPNCDKHGLYNLKQCKMSLNGQRGECWCVDPIHGKVIQGAPTIRGDPECHLFYTAHEQEDRGAHALRSQ; from the exons ATGAAGACTGGCATGAAGGAGCTGGCAGTGATGAGGGAGAAGGTGAAcgagcagcagaggcagatggGCAAAGTCAGCAAGGCCCATCACAACCACGAGGACTCCAAAAAGTCGCGGCTGTCGACGGGCAGG ACCCCTTGTCAGCAGGAGCTAGATCAGGTCCTGGAACGCATATCCACCATGCGGCTGCCAGATGAGCGAGGGCCCCTGGAGCACCTCTACTCCCTTCACATCCCCAACTGTGACAAGCATGGCTTGTACAATCTCAAACAG TGCAAGATGTCGCTGAACGGGCAGCGTGGCGAGTGCTGGTGCGTGGACCCCATCCATGGGAAGGTGATCCAGGGAGCACCCACCATCCGCGGGGACCCCGAGTGCCACCTCTTCTATACAGCCCATGAGCAGGAGGACCGGGGAGCACACGCCCTGCGGAGCCAGTAG